One Pseudomonas syringae CC1557 genomic window, CTGTGTATTCGTCTGGATTTCGAACCTGCGAACATTGCCCAACTGATTGCGGAAGCACCCTTGAACGGCGTTCCGGACGAGCCGCAGCGGGGGCTTTTTCTTGAGCAGATGGATCAGCCATTGCTTGAGACGGTGTTGAGGTTGGTGCGCCTGCTCGACACGCCGCGCGATATCGGCATGCTCGCGCCCCTTGCACTTCGGGAGCTGTATTACAGGCTGCTACGCGGCAACAATGGGCGGCGACTCTACGAAATTGCGGTTGGGGATTCACAGACGCATCGCGTTGCGAGGGCGGTTGATTGGCTGAACAGTCATTACACCGAGCCGCTGCGTATCGACGAACTGGCGCGTCTGGCCAATCTGGGTAATTCGACGCTGCATCACCGTTTCAAGGCGCTGACCGCCATAAGTCCGTTGCAGTATCAAAAAAAGCTGCGCCTGCAAGAAGCTCGGCGGCTGATCATCAATGAAGGCCTGGATGCCTCCAGTGCCTGCTATCGCGTCGGCTATGAAAGCCCTTCGCAATTCAGCCGGGAGTACAGCCGCCAGTTCGGTTGCTCACCTTCGGCGGACTTGAGCCGGGTTCGCCAAGCATTCTGATGCGGCGTGACAAAGGGCTTATGAGCGGGATACAAATCCCAGCACCCGCTTCAGCATCTCGTCACAGGCCTCAAGCTGTTCGACGCTAATGAACTCGTCCGGTTTGTGTCCCTGCTCCATGCTGCCCGGCCCGCAGACCACGGCAGGAATGCCCGATTGGTCGAACAATCCGCCTTCGGTTCCGAAGGCAACCGTGCCGAATGCCCGCGAGCCGCAGAAGCTGGCAATCAGTTCCGCCGCGTGGTTGTGCAGGGGAATATCCAGCCCCGGATAGCTCGACAGTTCCGTGAAGCGAATCTCGCTCCGAGCACTGACCGCCTGCATGACCGGCAACAGTTTTTGCTCGGCGTAGGCGTGCATGGCAGTGACGATCTGTTGCGGGTCCAGGGTGGGGAGCGCACGCACTTCGAAATCGAAACGGCACTGCTCGGGCACGATGTTCAAGGCCGTACCGCCGCTGATCACGCCGGTCTGAATGGTCGAAAACGGCGGATCAAAGCGCTCGTCAAGGGCGTCAGCTGCCCGTAACGCCTCGCCCAGGCGACCCAGTTCACCGATCAACTGCGCCGCATATTCAATGGCGTTGACGCCACTGGGCGCGTGGGCCGAGTGGCATGCAGCACCGTGTACATCGCAGCGCACCGCGATCTTGCCCTTGTGACCGAGCACTGGCTTCAGCTCCGTCGGCTCGCCGATCACACACAGCATCGGCTTCACTGGCCGCGACCGAAGCGAAGCCAGTAGCGAGCGCACGCCCAGGCAACCCACCTCCTCGTCGTAGGACAGCGCGATATGCACCGGCATGTGCAGCGATGCCCGGGTCAACGCCGGAACCAGCGCCAGCACACAGGCGATGTAGCCTTTCATGTCCGCGGTACCACGGCCGTAGAGTTTGCCATCCGCTTCGCTCAGTTCGAACGGCGGGAACGTCCATGGCTGTCCGTCGACCGGCACCACGTCAGTGTGGCCGGACAATGCGATGCCTGGCACGTCAGCCGGGCCGATGGTGGCGAACAGATTGGCCTTGGTCTTCTGCGCGTTGTAGATCAGCTCGCAGGAGACGCCAAAGCGTCCGAGGTAATCCCTCACGAAGTCGATCAAGGCCAGATTCGATTCGCGACTTGTGGTGTCGAAGGCCACCAGCCTTGCCAGCAGCTCGCGGCTGGCACTCATCGCTCGTCTCCCGGCACACCGTAACCGGGTGCGCCGGCGGGGTTCAGGGCGCGGTCGAGGTAATCCTGCATTTGCGGCTGATAGGCCTGCCAAAGACTTTTCAGCTCGCCTATAGGGTCATGCTCGGCCCAGTCGACGCGCAGATCGACGATGGGCCAGGACTGCTCGCCCACGATTTTCAGCGCTGCCGAATGGACTGGCCCTGCTTCCCCGCCTGCTGCCAGACCGGCCTGCATCGCCTGTAACAGGCGCTCGCCGAGAGGCCCGGTTGCCTGCTCGAAGGACTGAATCATCGCGTCGATGACCGCCGGGCTAGCCAGCATGTTGCCGGCCACCACGCATTGATCGCCGCTGCCCGCGTTGTGGATACCCAGTGTTTCACTGCCGCTGAAATGCGCAGCTCGCCCCTGATGATCAATCGCCGTGATTTGCCGATACTCGCTGAACGGGCTGGCGTTGATGACCTGATCCAGCGCTTGAGAGGCTGTCGTGCCCTGCTCCATCAGGTCCAGCGTCTGTGGTCCCAGGGCCGGGAGTGTGATGTTCTGCGACGAAACCGCGCCTACACCTGCGCGCAGCCAGGGGCAACGCGCGCCTACGGCAATGCTCGACGAGCTGATGGCAATGCCCAGTTGGCCGGTTTTGACACAGCGGGCGGCAATGGAAAAAGTCATGGGCAACAGTCCTTATTCAGGGATCACGGCGATCACGTCGATTTCCATCAACCATTGCGGCTGACCCAGTGCCGATACCACCAGCCCGGTGGAAATCGGGAACACGCCTTTCAGCCATTTGCCCACTTCGTGATAGACCGGCTCGCGGTAGCGCGGATCGGTTATGTAAGTGGTTGTCTTGACGATGTGCGACAGGTCGCTGCCCGCCTCTTCGAGCAATTGTTTGACGTTTTTCATCGCCTGCTGCGCCTGTGCTGCCGGGTCACCGAGGCCGACCAGATGGCCGTCGAAGTCGGTGCCGACCTGGCCCCTTACGTACACGGTATTACCCGCGCGCACCGCCTGACACAGGTCGTTGTTCAGGCTTTGATTGGGGTAGGTGTCCTTGGTGTTGAACATGCGGATACGAGTATGAGTCGGCGTAGTCATGGGTAACTCCTGTGAGCATTGAGCGCGATGATCAACCGTTGACGTTGCGCAACGGCACGACGGGGGCCGCACGTTTGCCTGCGTCATACGAACGGTATTTGTGCTGCGTGGCGATCTGATCGGCGACGTGTTTGGCGTCGTGCCATACGCCCCAGATGAACGCGGAGCCGCGTCGTGACAGCCATGGCAGGCCGACGAAATACAGGCCTTGCTCGCAGGACACGCCACGCTGGTGACGAGGTTTGCCTTTGCTGTCGAAGGCGTCGACCTGCAGCCAGCTGTAATCCAGGGCATAGCCGGTGGCCCAGATGATCGACGTGACGCCTGACTCGATCAGGTCCAGTTCGCTGAGCGGATGGGTGATGCAAGGCGCATCTGCAACGCGCTCACGGGCCGACGGCTCCAGCGGCAGGTTCAGGCCATTACGCGCGGCGTAGGCATCGGCGGCATCGAGCAGCGACAGGTAGTTCGCGTCGCCACTGTCGAGGTTGCTCACCAGATCGTTCTGAAAGCGCACCTTGTTGCCGAGGAAGCTTTCGGTCAGGCCCACGAGGTTCATTCCGGCCTGTGCCAGACGGCGGAAGTCGACCGTGTAGCCTCCCCTTGCACCGCTGACCGCAATGGTCACGTGCTCCTTGCCGGGCTGCATGGTTTCACTGTCCCACAGCCCCAGCACGCCCATCCACCAGCAGAAATCCCTGCCGCGATAGGCGCGTGGCGGGCGGTCGTGAGGGCCGACCGACAAGTACACCTGGCGTCCCGAGAGCAGCAGCTCTTCGGCGATCTGCACACCCGAGGAGCCAGCGCCAACGACCAGCACGCCGCCCTCAGGCAGTTGTTGCGGATTGAAATAATGCGCCGAGTGGATCTGATGAAGCGCCTCGTTAACGGGCGCAATCGGTGGGATGACCGGCTTCTGGAACGGCCCTGTCGCCGAGACCAGATGATTGACCACATAGGTGCCGGCACTGGTCTCGACGGTAAAACCTGCGCGCCCGGTGTTGCGGGTGACGCGTTTGACCTCGACGCCGGTCTTGATCGGCGCGTTGAATTTGCGTGCATAGCGTTCGAAGTACTCAGCCACTTGTTCCTTGCCCGCGAACCCGTCCTGATCCATGGCAAATTCAAGGCCGGGAAACCGGTCATGCCAGGCCGGACCGTTGGCCACCAGCGAGTCCCAGCGACCACTGCGCCATGCCTCGGCAACGCGGTGCTTTTCAAGCACCTGGTGCTCAATGCCAAGACGGCTCAAGTGTTCGCTGGTGGCCACTCCGGCCTGTCCTGCACCTACGACGAGCGTATCGATTTCTATGATTTTATCTGTCATCTCGGCATCCCTCGACAGGTGATTTACGGCGTGTTGACGTAAGAAAAATGGATGAAACCTCGATGCGCAGGCGCAAGAAGTCCTACGCCATCCGCAGACGCGCATCCAGTCAGTAACAGGGTTGATCAGTCGACCAAAGAGGGGTCAGCCTGAATCATCAGCAGTTTCATTTCCTCGAAATGCTGACGAGAGAAATCCGTAATTTTCTGCCAGTCGCGGGCGGTTTTCTCGGCGACATCATCCGCCAGCACCTTGAGCGGCTGGCCGGTTGACCAGGCCGTCACGAGAATCTGGCAGGCTCGCTCCAGGGTCCAGATATCATCAAAGGCTTCGCCGACGCTCGGCGCGGTCACGATCACGCCGTGGTTGCCCATCAACAGACGGCTCTTGTCCTCAAGCAAGCCGGCCAGTCGAGCGCCCTCGGCGGTCGTGTCGGCCATGCCGCCGTAAAGCTCGTCCACCGCGATGCGGTTGAAGTAGCGCGCGGTGTTCTGATCGATGGGCGGAACATGCGGCTTGGCCAGGCAGGCCACTGCGGTGGTGTAGACCGGGTGCAAGTGCAGCACCACACGCGCATCGGGCAGACGCTGGTGGACCTGTCCATGAATGGACCAGGCCGTCGCATCGACATCGGGGCGATGCGCCGCGTCGGCATCATCGGCATCGAGCAGCAACAGGTCGCTGGCGCGCAGGCGCGAGAAGTGCTTCCACTTGGGGTTGAGCAGAAACTGTTTACCATCCGCAGAGATGGCCGCACTGAAGTGGTTGGCGACCGCTTCATGCATACCCAGATGGGCGATGATGCGAAACGTCGCAGCCAGGTCGACTCGCGTCTGCTCTTCGAAATTAAGGGCCATGCTAATTGCTCTCCGGTCGGAGGTGCCTGCCGAAACTGCCAGGCACACTCTTGGGTTATCAGGGCTTGGGCATCAGGGCGGCGATGTCATCGGCTGTGGGTGCCTGGAACTTGTATTTCTCCAACAGCACGGCGTATTCCGGGGTCTTGCTGTACTTCTCAAGACCGTCTTCCAGGGCCTTGCGGACCTCGTCGTTGCCCTTCTTCACGCCAAAGCCGTTGAGCACCGGGTAGATCAGGGTTTCGGAAGAAATCACCACCCGGTTGCCCAGCTTTTCGACCACGCCGCGCGCAACGGCTGCATCAGTGATCTGTGCTTCGACGGCATGCGCCAGCATGGCCTGGGTGGTCTGTGGGTCGGTGCCGTATTCACTGATGGCGATCGGTTGCAGGCCCTTCTTTACGCAGTAGTCGGTCGAGAGTTTCTGCAGTTGTTGCAGCCAGGAAGTCGCCGCCATGGAACCGATCTTGTGGCCACAGAAGTCTTCCGGAGTCTTGGGCTGATAGGCGCTGCCCTTGACCGACAGAATCGCCTCACCGCTTTTCAGGTAAGGAATCATGTCGATGACTTTCAGGCGGTCGGCGGTGATGTACATCGACGAGTTGGTGATGTCGAAACGTCCGCCCTGCAGCCCGCCGATCAGGTTGGGAAAGCGCGTATCGATGTTCTCGGCCTTGAGCCCCATGACCTTTGCCAGGCCGTCGAGAAACTCAATGTCGAAACCGGCGGGACGGTTCTTGTCCATGTACTCATAGGGGAAGAACGTCATGTCCGAGCCGGCAATGATCTTGCCGGGCTGCTGGAAGGCCGAAGCGGCAGACGAGGACATGGCGACCACCGCACCCACTAAAGCCAGGGCTACGGGACGAACAATCAGAGCTGACAGCTTCATAGGTATTCCTCGTGGAGTCATGGAGATCAGGCAACGGCGGCGTCTTTTCCGGCTTGCTGCACGAAAAATGAAGCACCCTTGGGTTTCTGCGGCAGGCGTATGTGGTTCTCGGTGCTGCGTACCAGACCGCTCTCGTGGCCTGCGACCATCAACCCGGAATGCTCGCTGGGCAGCGGATTCTCACCGAACGGCAATGCGTCTTCGGCGGCATAAACGCTGATGAACAGCGTGCGCGGGAACTCGGTTTCATTGGGGCTTGAAGCATGTAACAGGCGTGTGTGCATGAAGCACACCGAGCCTGACGGGCCATAGCAGGCAACCGGTTGCTGACAATGCTGTTCAACCACCGCGTCTTCCACGGCACCGGTGAAACGCTCGTTCTGCCAATGCGACCACAGCGCCTGCTTATGGCTGCCCGGCGCCACGTTCAGCGGTCCGTTTTCAGGGGTTACATCGCTGATCATCAGTAGCGCCGTAACCAGGTCGTCATTGCTGTGCGGCGTGAAGAGGAAGTCCTGATGCCACTTCACCTGAGTAGCGGTGTGCGGCAGCTTGGAGTTGATCTTGCTGTGATGAAAACGGGTGCCCTTGCCGCCGATTAGTTGCGCCGCTATGGCTGCCATTCGTGACTGGAATGCCGCGTGCCGGTAGGCAGGTGAGATCTCCGTGGGCGAAGCCACGCGGCGCAGCGATGGATGATCCGGCCGATGATCGCTTTCAATGTCGAAGCGCGGACGCCCGTCCTGAGTCTGCCCCCAGGCCTGATTCTGAATGCGGCTGTCGTCGACCCACTGGTCGAAATCCTGTTGAAGCGCTGCCACTTCATCGGCTGCCAGCACGCCTTCCACTACCAGAAAACCCTGCTCGTGAAACTGGTCAATCTGCCATTGCTCGATCATGTTCTTATCCTCTTCAACAAGGCCTCAGGCCAGTGAGACATCTTTAAGAAAGGCTTCAACGCGCGGGTGCCGGCCGTCACGTAGCGCCTGGGGTTTGTCATCGCAGATCACGCGTCCCTTCTCCATAAAGACGATGCGGTCGGAGACCTTGAAGGCGAAGTTCATTTCATGGGTCACGATGACCATCGTGATGCCTTCTTGGGCCAGGTTTTCAATGACCTGCAACACCTCGTTGACCTTCTCCGGGTCGAGCGCCGAAGTGGGCTCGTCGAACAGCATGATTTGCGGGCGCATCATCAGGGCGCGGGC contains:
- a CDS encoding flavin-containing monooxygenase, yielding MTDKIIEIDTLVVGAGQAGVATSEHLSRLGIEHQVLEKHRVAEAWRSGRWDSLVANGPAWHDRFPGLEFAMDQDGFAGKEQVAEYFERYARKFNAPIKTGVEVKRVTRNTGRAGFTVETSAGTYVVNHLVSATGPFQKPVIPPIAPVNEALHQIHSAHYFNPQQLPEGGVLVVGAGSSGVQIAEELLLSGRQVYLSVGPHDRPPRAYRGRDFCWWMGVLGLWDSETMQPGKEHVTIAVSGARGGYTVDFRRLAQAGMNLVGLTESFLGNKVRFQNDLVSNLDSGDANYLSLLDAADAYAARNGLNLPLEPSARERVADAPCITHPLSELDLIESGVTSIIWATGYALDYSWLQVDAFDSKGKPRHQRGVSCEQGLYFVGLPWLSRRGSAFIWGVWHDAKHVADQIATQHKYRSYDAGKRAAPVVPLRNVNG
- a CDS encoding phytanoyl-CoA dioxygenase family protein, which gives rise to MIEQWQIDQFHEQGFLVVEGVLAADEVAALQQDFDQWVDDSRIQNQAWGQTQDGRPRFDIESDHRPDHPSLRRVASPTEISPAYRHAAFQSRMAAIAAQLIGGKGTRFHHSKINSKLPHTATQVKWHQDFLFTPHSNDDLVTALLMISDVTPENGPLNVAPGSHKQALWSHWQNERFTGAVEDAVVEQHCQQPVACYGPSGSVCFMHTRLLHASSPNETEFPRTLFISVYAAEDALPFGENPLPSEHSGLMVAGHESGLVRSTENHIRLPQKPKGASFFVQQAGKDAAVA
- a CDS encoding DUF1028 domain-containing protein, coding for MTFSIAARCVKTGQLGIAISSSSIAVGARCPWLRAGVGAVSSQNITLPALGPQTLDLMEQGTTASQALDQVINASPFSEYRQITAIDHQGRAAHFSGSETLGIHNAGSGDQCVVAGNMLASPAVIDAMIQSFEQATGPLGERLLQAMQAGLAAGGEAGPVHSAALKIVGEQSWPIVDLRVDWAEHDPIGELKSLWQAYQPQMQDYLDRALNPAGAPGYGVPGDER
- a CDS encoding transporter substrate-binding domain-containing protein, with amino-acid sequence MKLSALIVRPVALALVGAVVAMSSSAASAFQQPGKIIAGSDMTFFPYEYMDKNRPAGFDIEFLDGLAKVMGLKAENIDTRFPNLIGGLQGGRFDITNSSMYITADRLKVIDMIPYLKSGEAILSVKGSAYQPKTPEDFCGHKIGSMAATSWLQQLQKLSTDYCVKKGLQPIAISEYGTDPQTTQAMLAHAVEAQITDAAVARGVVEKLGNRVVISSETLIYPVLNGFGVKKGNDEVRKALEDGLEKYSKTPEYAVLLEKYKFQAPTADDIAALMPKP
- a CDS encoding AraC family transcriptional regulator; the protein is MDTHKAASTPGIDVCRAEIIQLLTQRFAAPGVYETAIAPLHVIRCDAPSELIHVLHRPALCVIVQGRKEVALGDEQYVYDPFSYLVVALTVPVAGRVLEASGEAPYLCIRLDFEPANIAQLIAEAPLNGVPDEPQRGLFLEQMDQPLLETVLRLVRLLDTPRDIGMLAPLALRELYYRLLRGNNGRRLYEIAVGDSQTHRVARAVDWLNSHYTEPLRIDELARLANLGNSTLHHRFKALTAISPLQYQKKLRLQEARRLIINEGLDASSACYRVGYESPSQFSREYSRQFGCSPSADLSRVRQAF
- a CDS encoding class II aldolase and adducin N-terminal domain-containing protein, producing the protein MALNFEEQTRVDLAATFRIIAHLGMHEAVANHFSAAISADGKQFLLNPKWKHFSRLRASDLLLLDADDADAAHRPDVDATAWSIHGQVHQRLPDARVVLHLHPVYTTAVACLAKPHVPPIDQNTARYFNRIAVDELYGGMADTTAEGARLAGLLEDKSRLLMGNHGVIVTAPSVGEAFDDIWTLERACQILVTAWSTGQPLKVLADDVAEKTARDWQKITDFSRQHFEEMKLLMIQADPSLVD
- the argE gene encoding acetylornithine deacetylase, which translates into the protein MSASRELLARLVAFDTTSRESNLALIDFVRDYLGRFGVSCELIYNAQKTKANLFATIGPADVPGIALSGHTDVVPVDGQPWTFPPFELSEADGKLYGRGTADMKGYIACVLALVPALTRASLHMPVHIALSYDEEVGCLGVRSLLASLRSRPVKPMLCVIGEPTELKPVLGHKGKIAVRCDVHGAACHSAHAPSGVNAIEYAAQLIGELGRLGEALRAADALDERFDPPFSTIQTGVISGGTALNIVPEQCRFDFEVRALPTLDPQQIVTAMHAYAEQKLLPVMQAVSARSEIRFTELSSYPGLDIPLHNHAAELIASFCGSRAFGTVAFGTEGGLFDQSGIPAVVCGPGSMEQGHKPDEFISVEQLEACDEMLKRVLGFVSRS
- a CDS encoding RidA family protein, whose product is MTTPTHTRIRMFNTKDTYPNQSLNNDLCQAVRAGNTVYVRGQVGTDFDGHLVGLGDPAAQAQQAMKNVKQLLEEAGSDLSHIVKTTTYITDPRYREPVYHEVGKWLKGVFPISTGLVVSALGQPQWLMEIDVIAVIPE